In Elephas maximus indicus isolate mEleMax1 chromosome 7, mEleMax1 primary haplotype, whole genome shotgun sequence, the following proteins share a genomic window:
- the LOC126080460 gene encoding olfactory receptor 10AG1-like: MEFVLVGFSDEPNLQWILFGTFFIMYLFILLGNSIIILITRIDPTLRNPMYFFLGNFSFLEICYVTVTIPRMLTDIWTQKGNISFLGCAMQMCFFLIFGGTECLLLTVMAYDRYVAICNPLHYPVAMNHRVCIQLVAGSWISGIPVEIGQTCQIFSLSFCGSNTINHFFCDIPPVIKLACGDILVNQMAVYMLAMMFLMLPFLWIVVSYGKIISNILKLSSAKGRAKAFSTCSSHLTVVILFYGTAAINYLLPKSNQSEGLGKLVCLFYTILTPMMNPVIYSLRNKDVMVALKRLLPNY, translated from the coding sequence ATGGAGTTTGTTCTCGTGGGGTTTTCTGATGAACCCAATTTACAGTGGATACTCTTTGGGACATTTTTCATCATGTATCTGTTTATTTTGTTGGGCAATAGCATCATAATACTGATAACAAGAATTGACCCTACTCTCCGGAaccccatgtattttttccttggcaatttttccttcttggaaataTGTTATGTAACAGTCACTATCCCAAGAATGCTCACGGACATTTGGACCCAGAAAGGAAATATTTCCTTTTTGGGCTGTGCTATGcaaatgtgtttttttcttatatttggaGGCACAGAGTGTTTGCTTCTgacagtgatggcctatgaccgctatgtggccatttgtaaccctctgcATTATCCTGTAGCCATGAACCACAGGGTCTGTATCCAGTTAGTGGCTGGCTCCTGGATCAGTGGAATTCCAGTTGAAATTGGGCAAACGTGCCAGATTTTCTCTCTGTCCTTTTGTGGGTCTAACACAATTAATCATTTCTTTTGTGACATCCCCCCAGTAATCAAGCTTGCATGCGGGGACATATTAGTAAATCAGATGGCCGTCTATATGTTAGCTATGATGTTTTTGATGTTACCATTTCTGTGGATCGTTGTTTCCTATGGCAAAATTATCTCCAATATTCTGAAATTGTCCTCAGCCAAAGGAAGGgccaaagccttctccacctgttctTCTCACCTGACAGTTGTAATCTTATTCTATGGAACAGCTGCTATCAATTATTTACTGCCCAAATCAAATCAATCTGAAGGACTGGGGAAACTGGTCTGTCTTTTCTATACCATTTTGACACCAATGATGAATCCTGTTATATATAGTCTGAGGAATAAAGATGTCATGGTGGCATTGAAGAGGCTGCTACCTAATTATTAA